Proteins encoded in a region of the Zea mays cultivar B73 chromosome 2, Zm-B73-REFERENCE-NAM-5.0, whole genome shotgun sequence genome:
- the LOC103646958 gene encoding LOW QUALITY PROTEIN: serine/threonine-protein kinase-like protein CCR4 (The sequence of the model RefSeq protein was modified relative to this genomic sequence to represent the inferred CDS: deleted 1 base in 1 codon), with translation MPPPRRLHLDATFLFLPVFLFATWRPVAAAALSTFAMAKADTTTIVCALLPSAASPLLVDLNCTAAGGDHARQVTYPSSHPFAALAGGENFLCAVRPSGERAGDIDMRWWDLSGDGSSSSKRVYMGPPLRALSSGEYRVCGVLSSGELHCWRWRGLNISRDLRFAAAAVGDGFVCGILKGTPASIRCFGNDTAAAAVAGAPADGSFDVVAACGHRACALSTTGVLACWGHDPPTVAPDDAATGYAALALGEAGVCGLRTNSTIRCFGDGVAVPPAGLARAQFLDVRAYGKAFCGVLMSHGQYSLVCWGGPEFNATNRLVFGRVLPGPCLPMSSCQCGVLPGSANLCDDGRCVCVDCAFELNVARPNASLVPVKGGRGRKTMWIAIAAGTTAFFVFFVALQFALVLRCRRRRRRRRNEQDTSGGAQQSLMPPRVGSSRSRGPGSVVVENFMLDMLHASTDGFSDDSRIGTGSFGSVYRGTLPDGREVAIKRAEDSAKASSSVARHRDRETAFDSELTALARANHKNIVCLLGCCADSGERVLVYEFMANGTLHDQLHSRSPLAAVVSSWRGRLTIALGAARGIEYMHVYAVPPIIHRDVKSANILLDDAWTAKIADFGLSSVLDPGAGTPQEPLYTGGTVGYMDPEYYRLQHLTDKSDVYSFGVVLLELVSGCRVVQRYAESVTPKNVVEFAVPHILADDVARVLDPRLPAPTPGEAEALAYVGYLAADCVGPVGCERPSMTEVVVALERALVACGAAAPLSRASTGRRSVLSRSGTDQFDLTDTD, from the exons atgccgccgccgcgccggctcCACCTCGACGCCACCTTCCTCTTCCTGCCCGTCTTCCTGTTCGCGACATGGCGGcccgtggcggcggcggcgctctccACCTTCGCCATGGCCAAGGCGGACACCACTACCATAGTGTGCGCGCTGCTGCCGTCCGCGGCGTCCCCGCTGCTGGTCGACCTCAACTGCACGGCCGCCGGCGGCGACCACGCGCGCCAGGTGACGTACCCGTCCTCGCACCCCTTCGCCGCGCTGGCCGGAGGGGAGAACTTCCTCTGTGCCGTGAGGCCCTCCGGCGAGCGCGCGGGCGACATCGACATGCGCTGGTGGGACCTGTCCGGCgacggcagcagcagctccaagCGGGTCTACATGGGCCCGCCGCTCCGGGCGCTGTCCTCGGGAGAGTACCGCGTCTGCGGGGTGCTCAGCAGCGGGGAGCTCCACTGCTGGCGTTGGCGCGGCCTCAACATCTCCAGGGACCTCCgcttcgccgccgccgccgtggggGACGGCTTCGTGTGCGGGATCCTCAAAGGGACGCCGGCGTCCATCCGTTGCTTCGGGAACGACACGGCGGCTGCGGCCGTCGCCGGCGCGCCGGCAGACGGGAGCTTCGACGTCGTGGCCGCGTGCGGCCACCGCGCGTGCGCGCTGTCCACGACGGGGGTGCTCGCGTGCTGGGGCCACGACCCGCCGACGGTCGCCCCCGACGACGCGGCCACCGGGTACGCGGCGCTGGCATTGGGGGAGGCCGGCGTCTGCGGCCTGCGCACCAATTCCACCATCCGCTGCTTCGGCGACGGCGTGGCAGTGCCGCCGGCCGGACTCGCGCGCGCCCAGTTCCTCGACGTGCGCGCGTACGGCAAGGCCTTTTGCGGCGTGCTCATGAGTCATGGCCAAT ACTCCCTGGTCTGCTGGGGCGGACCTGAGTTCAACGCCACCAACCGCCTCGTCTTTGGCCGCGTCTTGCCGGGCCCCTGCCTGCCCATGTCCTCGTGCCAATGCGGCGTCTTGCCGGGCTCCGCCAACCTCTGCGACGACGGCCGCTGCGTCTGCGTCGACTGCGCGTTCGAGCTCAACGTCGCCAGGCCCAACGCGTCGCTCGTCCCCGTGAAGGGCGGCAGGGGCAGGAAGACCATGTGGATTGCCATCGCGGCGGGGACCACCGCTTTCTTCGTCTTCTTCGTGGCATTGCAGTTCGCGCTGGTCCTGCGGtgtcgccggcgccggcgccgccgcAGGAACGAACAGGATACCTCCGGTGGTGCGCAACAGTCGCTGATGCCGCCGAGGGTCGGGTCCAGCAGGAGCAGGGGGCCTGGCAGCGTGGTGGTGGAGAACTTCATGCTAGACATGCTCCACGCCTCGACGGACGGGTTCTCCGACGACAGCCGGATCGGGACCGGCAGCTTCGGGTCCGTGTACCGTGGCACCCTCCCCGACGGGCGCGAGGTTGCGATCAAGCGCGCCGAGGACTCGGCAAAGGCATCAAGCTCGGTGGCGCGGCACCGCGACCGCGAGACGGCGTTCGACTCGGAGCTGACCGCGCTGGCGCGCGCCAACCACAAGAACATCGTGTGCCTGCTGGGCTGCTGCGCCGACTCCGGCGAGCGCGTGCTGGTGTACGAGTTCATGGCGAACGGCACGTTGCACGATCAGCTCCACAGCCGCAGCCCCCTGGCGGCGGTCGTGTCGTCGTGGCGCGGCCGTCTGACCATCGCCCTGGGCGCAGCGCGGGGCATCGAGTACATGCACGTGTACGCCGTGCCGCCCATCATCCACCGCGACGTCAAGTCCGCAAACATCCTGCTCGACGACGCGTGGACGGCCAAGATCGCCGACTTCGGGCTGTCCTCCGTCCTGGACCCCGGCGCCGGCACGCCGCAGGAGCCGCTCTACACGGGGGGCACGGTGGGGTACATGGACCCGGAGTACTACCGGCTGCAACACCTGACGGACAAGAGCGACGTGTACAGCTTCGGCGTGGTGCTCCTGGAGCTCGTGTCCGGCTGCCGCGTCGTGCAGCGCTACGCCGAGAGCGTGACGCCCAAGAACGTGGTTGAGTTCGCGGTGCCGCACATCCTGGCCGACGACGTCGCGCGCGTGCTCGACCCGCGCCTGCCCGCGCCCACGCCCGGCGAGGCTGAGGCGCTGGCCTACGTGGGCTACCTCGCCGCCGACTGCGTGGGACCCGTGGGCTGCGAACGCCCGTCCATGACCGAGGTCGTGGTCGCCCTGGAGCGCGCCCTCGTAGCCTGCGGGGCGGCGGCGCCGCTGTCCCGCGCAAGCACCGGCCGCCGGTCCGTCCTCTCCCGCTCCGGCACCGACCAGTTCGACCTCACCGACACGGACTAG